The Bradysia coprophila strain Holo2 chromosome IV unlocalized genomic scaffold, BU_Bcop_v1 contig_81, whole genome shotgun sequence genome has a window encoding:
- the LOC119072221 gene encoding uncharacterized protein LOC119072221, translating into MVNFNLVTVLLIGAFQVGAAILLATEKESHADVHPIATLMRLLHSKPKNLTFDLPVWNGFVMDYAASNEPDYSDSNEPNSSDYDESYYSDYKPDSVSNEQDAATDEADSVSNEPDSATDEPYSATDKPDSAADEAASVSNEPDSATD; encoded by the exons ATGGTGAACTTTAACCTGGTGACTGTGCTGCTAATTGGTGCGTTTCAG GTGGGTGCAGCCATTCTGCTTGCTACAGAAAAAGAAAGCCATGCCGATGTACATCCTATCGCTACCTTGATGCGTTTGCTGCACTCGAAACCGAAGAACCTGACATTTGATTTGCCAGTATGGAATGGTTTTGTAATGGATTATGCGGCCTCCAATGAACCGGATTATTCGGACTCCAATGAACCGAATTCTTCGGACTACGATGAGTCGTATTATTCGGACTACAAACCGGATTCGGTTTCCAATGAACAGGATGCTGCCACAGATGAAGCGGATTCGGTTTCCAATGAACCGGATTCTGCCACGGATGAACCGTATTCTGCCACAGATAAACCGGATTCTGCCGCCGATGAAGCGGCTTCGGTTTCAAATGAACCGGATTCTGCCACAGATTAA
- the LOC119072220 gene encoding neuronal acetylcholine receptor subunit alpha-2-like: MGKILYFCVLAAFVPFSYGNNEADTEYPPVASDNAKMRTEIRKSIFGDYDKVNIPDSPNVKFGLTITNIDVDEEKQTLEADILLKMVWTDDRLKWDSATTGVDALRVGSDEIWKPDITLYNSANPGEMMTCTNTMALVFSNGMGSLVSPCRITIVI, from the exons ATGGGGAAGATTTTGTATTTCTGCGTATTAGCAGCGTTCGTTCCATTTTCGT ATGGAAATAACGAAGCTGACACGGAATATCCACCAGTGGCTAGTGACAATGCAAAAATGAGAACCGAAATTCGTAAGTCAATCTTTGGTGACTATGACAAAGTCAACATACCCGATAGCCCAAACGTAAAATTCGGATTGACAATTACTAACATCGATGTG gatgaagaaaaacaaacactCGAAGCAGACATCTTGTTGAAAATGGT CTGGACTGACGATCGCCTAAAGTGGGACAGTGCGACGACCGGTGTAGACGCTCTTCGCGTCGGATCCGATGAAATTTGGAAACCAGACATCACCCTATACAACAG TGCAAATCCTGGTGAGATGATGACCTGTACGAACACAATGGCATTGGTTTTCTCGAATGGAATGGGATCGTTGGTATCGCCGTGTCGCATCACTATTGTAATATAA